A genomic region of Branchiostoma lanceolatum isolate klBraLanc5 chromosome 4, klBraLanc5.hap2, whole genome shotgun sequence contains the following coding sequences:
- the LOC136433710 gene encoding cell division cycle 7-related protein kinase-like — MSTTREVKLPIVKIKDEETEERKKMKKQIKLSLAEETFGWALNQEVSRLLEQIPQINDSFSIVRKIGEGTFSSVYLATLRQMPRLREHFALKHIIPTSHPDRMETELRCLQEIGGKDNVMGMLFAVRGEDSFVVGMPYFPHESFHEYLPKMSLKEVRLYMENLLISLRRVHQFGIIHRDIKPSNFLYSRTEKKYSLVDFGLAQPEQKTSSKHPAQVKRSRPESAVSSSPAKKRPRTSGSKRENAAQPALHPKAVLAPKQRDIKNVLHERQTAKANLPSGKLKASALLKKAALKQCQNSSLMALTKTVGQQQKIRITVKDRARQKVSQPACSCSDTPNVCRLCTSRHHQVAPRAGTPGFRAPEVLLKCPKQTTAVDIWSAGVIFLSLLSGRYPFFRAKDDMQALAQIIALMGSREVANAAKGYHKDLYVTPTIPPMDLKDTCLRLRLGSSMYKDYKDFLSQALTGGRRSSPSNNRHKASPAPPKQAVVLIKGEKNKGWDNVPDSAFDLLEKLLDLNPDTRITADAALSHPFLSNCS, encoded by the coding sequence ATGAGTACCACTCGAGAAGTGAAGCTGCCCATTGTAAAAATCAAAGATGAGGAAAcagaggaaagaaagaaaatgaagaagCAGATAAAGCTGTCCCTTGCTGAGGAGACATTTGGCTGGGCCCTGAACCAGGAGGTGTCTCGGTTACTGGAACAGATTCCACAGATCAATGACTCCTTCTCCATTGTGAGAAAGATTGGAGAGGGCACTTTCAGCAGCGTGTACTTGGCCACGCTCAGGCAGATGCCGCGGCTGAGAGAGCACTTTGCCCTGAAGCACATCATCCCCACCAGCCACCCCGACAGGATGGAGACGGAGCTGCGCTGTCTGCAGGAGATAGGGGGGAAGGACAACGTCATGGGGATGCTGTTCGCCGTGAGGGGAGAAGACAGCTTCGTGGTGGGCATGCCGTACTTCCCACACGAGAGCTTCCACGAGTACCTGCCGAAGATGAGTTTGAAAGAGGTAAGACTTTACATGGAGAACCTGCTGATTTCACTTCGGAGGGTTCATCAGTTTGGGATCATCCATCGCGACATCAAGCCCAGTAACTTCTTGTACAGCCGCACAGAGAAGAAATACAGCCTGGTCGATTTTGGCCTGGCCCAACCAGAACAGAAGACATCAAGTAAGCATCCTGCACAAGTGAAAAGAAGTCGCCCAGAGTCAGCAGTCTCATCTTCACCAGCCAAGAAGAGGCCTCGCACAAGTGGCAGTAAGAGGGAAAATGCTGCACAACCAGCCCTACATCCTAAAGCTGTTCTTGCACCAAAGCAAAGGGATATCAAGAATGTCCTGCATGAAAGGCAGACAGCTAAGGCGAACCTCCCAAGTGGAAAGCTAAAAGCAAGTGCTTTGCTCAAGAAGGCAGCTCTCAAACAATGCCAAAACTCTTCCTTGATGGCCCTGACAAAAACAGTGGGTCAGCAGCAGAAGATCAGAATCACGGTGAAGGACAGGGCACGACAGAAAGTGTCTCAGCCTGCTTGTTCCTGCTCAGACACACCCAATGTCTGTCGACTCTGCACCTCCAGACACCATCAGGTGGCTCCACGTGCCGGCACCCCAGGTTTCAGAGCCCCAGAAGTGCTCCTGAAGTGTCCGAAACAGACGACCGCAGTGGACATATGGTCAGCTGGAGTGATCTTCTTGTCCCTTCTCAGTGGGCGCTACCCCTTTTTCCGGGCCAAAGACGACATGCAGGCCCTTGCACAGATCATAGCCCTCATGGGAAGCCGGGAGGTAGCCAACGCTGCCAAAGGCTATCATAAAGACTTGTACGTCACTCCAACCATCCCACCCATGGACTTGAAGGACACGTGCTTGAGACTTCGTCTTGGCAGTAGCATGTACAAAGACTACAAAGATTTTCTGAGCCAAGCTCTCACCGGTGGTCGCAGAAGCTCTCCAAGCAACAACAGACACAAGGCAAGCCCTGCTCCTCCTAAACAGGCAGTGGTGCTGATAAAGGGGGAGAAGAACAAGGGCTGGGACAATGTGCCCGACTCTGCGTTTGATTTGCTGGAGAAGCTGTTGGACCTGAACCCTGATACACGCATCACTGCAGACGCAGCTCTCAGTCACCCCTTCCTCTCAAACTGTAGCTAA